One stretch of Prunus persica cultivar Lovell chromosome G1, Prunus_persica_NCBIv2, whole genome shotgun sequence DNA includes these proteins:
- the LOC18789916 gene encoding protein NETWORKED 1B yields the protein MATLLHSESRRLYSWWWDSHISPKNSKWLQENLTDMDAKVKAMIKLIEEDADSFARRAEMYYKKRPELMKLVEEFYRAYRALAERYDHATVELRQAHRTMAEAFPNQVPYVLADESPSGSSGPDVEPHTPEIPHPVRALFDADDLHKDALGLTSTNLQALKRNGSVDSESGISKRGLKQVNEMFNPGEVPNNLKVAEGRMREGLSFQEAEESKQKLQSGYSQLTSENQSLKTQVLSQSERAAKAETEVQTLKKTLDEIQAEKDTVLLQYEQSLEKLSKLGRELNDAQMAVGGLDERASKADIETTILKETLVELEAERDAGLLQYNRCLERISSLESMLSFAQRDAKGLNERAIKAETEAQILKQELSKLEAEKEGFFLQYKQCLEQISVLETKISVSEENSRMLNEQIERAEGEIKSLKESLAILKEEKEAAALQYKQCMDTISKMESEISHAQADAERLKSEILTGAANLKSAEEQCVLLERSNQSLRLEADGLLKKITSKDQELSEKNEEMEKFQILMQEEHLRFVQAEATLQALQKLHSQSQESQKALALEFKNGLQMLKDLEIRKQGMEDDIQQVKEENKSLSELNFSCTISIKNLQDEIFNIKEMKEKLEQEVALKSDQSNALQQHIFDLEEEIKGLNKRYRAMAEQVESAGLNPECFESSVKDLQNEKAKLKDICTRDREERELLYEKLKDMGKLSKENAVLESSLLGLNGELEGLREKVKELQESCQFLQGEKSILVAEKAILLSQLQIITQNMQKLFEKNTLLENSLSGANIELERLRARSKSLEELCQLLNNEKCNLLNERGTLVFQLKDVEQRLRNLEKRFSKLEKKYSKLEKEKGSTLNVVEELWGSLHAEKRERASYIRSSEARLAGLENNFHVMQEERRLGKKEFEEELDRALNAQIEIFVLQKFIEDLEEKNFSLLIESQRHVEASKFSDKLIAELENENLELQVEEEFLVGEIEKLRLGIRQVFRALQTEPDSHENKSGQDQIPVLHILNTIKDLKTSLFRSKDGEQQLLVEKSVLLTLLEQMRLEGAEIELAKQLFEQEYEIMVDRCSTLQKEKHELLEMTRQLRLEVTKKEHKEETLEAQLQTLQAKLENFQDAYVVLHKENSKVLEERRSLLKKVLDLEEGKQMLEEENSVNFHEALAFSNLSLVLESFTIEKAGELKALAEDLNTLFVINNDLKEAVGILEENLVMKEVENLHLNDTVQLLDKELSEANDLNGQLSHQIAVGKDYLKQKTMKLSEAEEKLEKTEELNLQLCRTFQELKMEYEESKIVRENCEKQILELSEGSTNQKKEIVGLREANEILENEILCKAIEKEIENLHLNETVQLLDKDLCEAKDSKAQLSHQILAGMNSLKQKTMELSEVEEKLRKTGDLNEELCRTVQELRMENEDSKLMRENCEKQILELSKDNSNQKNEIDSLHKANGTLEIEVGILSEVIEEHRIREENLNSELQERSNDFELWEAEAAAFYFDFQVSAVREVFLENKVNELSQVCDSLKDESATKGVELEQMKERVGSLEGEIGGLMAQLSAYVPVVASLRENVASLQHNAVLRTKLLVESNQQYKDIEPQNYLHQKSCQDFREDPSTLVPDGISELEKMQTMIREVEKMFVEEAERLAIEAVEKAMVEEMERLATQESTKNTNIKVEVSVEIEDLKSKGTSLQGKGSKSEELKLENEFTDENLKLQKMKSDSGTSMKDIPLDHVSDCSFYGRSRRDNGGADDQMLELWETAEQHCRQDPVTSEIENQASAPREDVAYHRFADSQKIIQNSSSEVQVEKELGIDKLEVSLDIQEPSREGKKEKILERLASDAQKLISLQTIAQDLNKKMETNKKGRKANGTEYETVKTHLHEVEEAVVQLAEINDQLKKNIEESPLNEQTSMELEEAGNVRRERILEQASKGSEKIGRLQFELQNIHYILLKLEDENKNKGRNGFYVSRTGVLLKDFIYSGRSSERRKKARVCGCMRPSTNGD from the exons ATGGCAACCCTGTTACATTCCGAGTCCAGACGCTTATATTCTTGGTGGTGGGACAGTCATATtagcccaaaaaattcaaaatggcTTCAGGAAAATCTTACAG ACATGGATGCCAAAGTCAAAGCAATGATCAAGCTCATTGAAGAAGATGCAGATTCTTTTGCAAGGAGGGCAGAAATGTACTACAAAAAACGCCCAGAGCTCATGAAACTGGTTGAGGAATTCTATCGAGCTTATCGTGCGTTAGCAGAGAGGTACGATCATGCAACTGTGGAGCTGCGCCAGGCTCATCGAACCATGGCAGAAGCGTTTCCCAACCAAGTACCTTATGTATTGGCAGATGAATCACCCTCAGGCTCTTCTGGCCCAGACGTTGAACCTCATACACCAGAAATTCCACATCCAGTTCGTGCCTTATTTGACGCAGATGACTTGCATAAGGATGCACTGGGACTCACATCAACTAACTTACAAGCTTTGAAAAGGAATGGTTCAGTAGACTCTGAATCAGGAATAAGCAAAAGAGGTCTGAAACAGGTCAATGAGATGTTCAATCCAGGAGAAGTGCCAAATAATTTAAAGGTTGCAGAGGGAAGGATGAGAGAAGGCTTAAGTTTCCAAGAAGCAGAAGAGAGCAAACAAAAGTTGCAAAGTGGGTACTCTCAGTTAACAAGTGAGAACCAGAGTCTCAAGACCCAGGTTCTTTCTCAATCTGAGCGTGCTGCAAAAGCTGAAACTGAAGTTCAAACCTTAAAGAAAACTCTAGATGAGATACAAGCTGAAAAAGACACAGTCCTTCTTCAGTACGAGCAGAGTTTGGAGAAGTTATCTAAACTGGGGAGAGAACTAAATGATGCACAAATGGCTGTTGGAGGGCTCGATGAACGAGCGAGCAAAGCTGATATTGAAACTACAATATTGAAGGAAACCCTTGTGGAATTAGAAGCAGAGAGGGATGCTGGTCTTCTTCAGTACAATCGTTGTTTGGAAAGGATATCTAGCCTGGAGAGCATGTTATCTTTTGCCCAAAGGGACGCAAAAGGACTTAATGAGCGAGCTATTAAAGCAGAAACTGAAGCTCAAATTCTCAAGCAAGAACTTTCTAAACTAGAGGCTGAAAAGGaaggtttttttcttcagtaCAAGCAATGTCTTGAGCAGATATCTGTTCTGGAGACTAAAATCTCAGTTTCTGAGGAAAATTCCCGAATGCTTAATGAACAAATTGAAAGAGCTGAaggtgaaatcaaatctctgaAGGAATCTCTGGCTATActgaaggaagagaaagaagctgCGGCTCTTCAATACAAGCAGTGCATGGATACAATTTCTAAGATGGAAAGTGAAATTTCTCATGCTCAAGCAGATGCTGAACGACTGAAAAGCGAAATTTTGACAGGGGCAGCAAACTTAAAGAGTGCCGAAGAACAATGTGTTCTCTTGGAGAGATCAAATCAGTCTCTGCGGTTAGAGGCGGACGGTCTGCTGAAGAAGATTACAAGTAAAGATCAAGAACTTTCAGAGAAGAATGAAGAGATGGAGAAATTTCAGATTCTGATGCAGGAGGAGCACTTGCGGTTTGTGCAAGCTGAAGCCACTCTCCAAGCTTTACAGAAGTTGCACTCCCAATCCCAAGAGTCTCAGAAAGCTTTAGCACTGGAGTTCAAAAATGGCCTTCAAATGTTGAAGGACTTGGAGATACGCAAACAAGGTATGGAGGATGATATCCAGCAGGTTAAGGAGGAAAATAAGAGCTTAAGtgaattgaatttttcttGCACTATCTCGATAAAGAATCTGCAAGATGAAATCTTTAACATCAAAGAGATGAAAGAGAAACTTGAACAGGAGGTTGCGCTAAAATCAGACCAAAGCAATGCCCTCCAGCAGCATATATTCGACTTGGAGGAGGAAATTAAGGGATTGAACAAAAGATACCGGGCTATGGCGGAGCAGGTGGAATCAGCAGGTTTAAATCCTGAATGCTTTGAGTCATCTGTGAAAGACTTgcaaaatgaaaaagcaaAGCTGAAGGATATCTGCACAAGggacagagaagagagagaacttCTTTATGAGAAATTGAAGGATATGGGTAAACTTTCAAAGGAGAATGCCGTTCTGGAGAGCTCGCTGTTGGGGTTGAATGGTGAGTTGGAGGGTTTGAGAGAGAAGGTCAAAGAATTGCAGGAGTCTTGCCAGTTTCTCCAGGGAGAAAAATCCATTCTTGTTGCTGAGAAAGCTATCCTGCTTTCTCAGTTACAAATTATCACTCAGAATATGCAGAAGCTTTTTGAGAAGAACACCTTGTTGGAAAATTCCCTCTCTGGTGCAAATATTGAGCTTGAACGGTTGAGAGCAAGATCAAAGAGCTTGGAAGAGTTGTGCCAGTTACTCAATAATGAGAAGTGCAATCTTCTTAATGAGAGAGGCACCCTTGTATTTCAGTTAAAAGATGTTGAACAGAGACTGCGAAACCTGGAAAAGCGGTTTTcaaaattagagaaaaaatattCAAAGCTGGAGAAGGAGAAAGGCTCCACACTTAATGTTGTAGAGGAACTATGGGGTTCCCTTCATGCAGAAAAACGAGAGCGTGCAAGTTATATACGGTCAAGTGAGGCTCGGTTAGCAGGTTTGGAAAACAATTTCCATGTCATGCAGGAAGAAAGAAGGCTGGGAAAGAaagaatttgaagaagaaCTAGATAGAGCTCTAAATGCCCAGATTGAGATCTTTGTCCTTCAGAAGTTTATAGAAGATCTGGAAGAGAagaatttttcattattaattGAGAGTCAGAGACACGTTGAGGCATCCAAATTTTCTGATAAGCTGATCGCAGAATTGGAGAATGAAAATCTTGAGTTACAGGTGGAAGAAGAATTCTTGGTGGGAGAAATCGAAAAGTTAAGGCTGGGAATTCGTCAAGTGTTCAGGGCTCTTCAAACTGAACCAGATAGCCATGAAAATAAGAGTGGACAAGACCAAATACCTGTGCTGCACATTTTGAATACCATTAAGGACTTGAAAACTTCTTTGTTTAGGAGCAAGGATGGGGAACAACAGTTACTGGTTGAGAAGTCAGTGCTCTTAACTTTACTTGAGCAGATGAGATTAGAGGGTGCAGAGATAGAATTAGCAAAACAACTCTTCGAGCAGGAGTATGAGATTATGGTAGACCGTTGTTCTACGctacaaaaagagaagcatGAGCTTCTAGAGATGACGAGGCAGCTGAGGTTGGAAGTGACCAAGAAAGAGCACAAGGAGGAAACATTAGAGGCTCAATTGCAAACGCTTCAAGCTAAGCTGGAAAATTTTCAGGATGCTTATGTGGTTTTGCACAAAGAGAACTCCAAGGTGCTTGAAGAGAGAAGATCTTTGCTTAAGAAAGTTTTGGACCTGGAAGAGGGAAAGCAAATGCTTGAAGAGGAGAATAGTGTTAATTTCCATGAAGCACTAGCTTTCAGCAACCTCTCTTTGGTTTTAGAGAGCTTCACAATTGAAAAAGCTGGGGAACTAAAAGCACTTGCTGAAGATCTCAACACCCTCTTTGTAATTAACAATGACCTCAAAGAGGCTGTTGGAATATTGGAGGAGAATTTAGTGATGAAAGAAGTAGAAAATCTACATCTGAATGACACGGTCCAATTGTTGGACAAGGAACTGAGTGAAGCCAATGACTTAAATGGTCAACTAAGCCATCAAATTGCAGTTGGAAAGGATTATCTGAAACAGAAAACCATGAAGCTCTCAGAGGCAGAAGAGAAGCTTGAAAAGACAGAGGAATTGAATCTGCAATTATGTAGAACATTTCAGGAACTGAAGATGGAATATGAAGAATCAAAAATTGTGAGAGAAAATTGTGAGAAGCAGATTCTTGAACTATCTGAAGGTAGCACAAATCAGAAAAAGGAAATCGTTGGCCTTCGTGAAGCGAATGAAATTCTGGAGAATGAAATCTTgtgtaaagcaattgaaaaagaaatagaaaatctaCATCTGAATGAGACAGTCCAATTGTTGGACAAGGATCTTTGTGAAGCCAAGGACTCAAAAGCTCAGCTAAGCCATCAAATATTAGCTGGAATGAATTCTCTGAAACAGAAAACCATGGAGCTCTCAGAAGTTGAAGAGAAGCTTAGAAAGACAGGGGACTTGAATGAGGAATTGTGCAGAACCGTTCAGGAACTGAGGATGGAAAATGAAGATTCAAAACTAATGAGAGAAAATTGTGAGAAGCAGATTCTAGAACTATCGAAAGATAActcaaatcagaaaaatgaaattgatagCCTTCACAAAGCAAATGGAACTCTGGAGATTGAAGTGGGCATCTTAAGTGAAGTAATTGAAGAACATAGAATTAGAGAAGAGAATTTGAATTCAGAGCTGCAAGAAAGAAGCAATGACTTTGAACTCTGGGAGGCTGAGGCTGCAGCAttctattttgattttcaagTTTCTGCTGTCCGTGAagtttttcttgaaaataaagttAATGAGCTTTCTCAAGTTTGTGACAGTCTTAAAGATGAAAGTGCTACAAAAGGTGTGGAGCTTGaacaaatgaaagaaagagtTGGCTCCTTGGAAGGTGAAATTGGAGGACTGATGGCCCAGCTGTCTGCATATGTTCCTGTTGTAGCCTCGTTGAGAGAGAATGTAGCATCTCTTCAGCACAATGCCGTTCTTAGAACAAAGCTTCTTGTGGAAAGCAATCAACAATATAAG GATATTGAACCACAAAATTATCTACATCAAAAGAGCTGTCAGGATTTCAGAGAAGATCCAAGCACATTGGTACCAGACGGAATTTCAGAATTGGAAAAAATGCAGACTATGATCAGAGAAGTTGAAAAGATGTTTGTGGAAGAAGCAGAGAGGCTTGCAATTGAAGCAGTTGAAAAGGCAATGGTGGAAGAAATGGAAAGGCTTGCAACTCAGGAAAGTACAAAAAACACCAACATCAAAGTGGAGGTTTCTGTGGAGATCGAAGATCTAAAATCAAAAGGTACCTCTCTTCAAGGAAAAGGCAGTAAAAGTGAAGAGCTGAAACTTGAAAATGAGTTTACTGATGAAAATCTCAAGTTGCAGAAGATGAAATCTGATAGTGGGACTTCGATGAAAGATATTCCGCTTGATCATGTTTCAGATTGTTCATTTTATGGAAGAAGCAGGAGAGATAATGGTGGGGCAGATGATCAAATGCTTGAGTTATGGGAAACTGCCGAACAACACTGCCGTCAGGATCCAGTGACCAGTGAGATAGAAAATCAGGCATCTGCACCAAGGGAAGATGTGGCTTACCATCGGTTTGCAGATTCGCAGAAGATCATTCAAAATTCTTCTTCGGAAGTTCAGGTTGAGAAGGAGTTGGGCATTGACAAGCTGGAGGTGTCCCTTGATATTCAAGAGCCAAGTCGTGAAGGCAAGAAGGAAAAGATATTGGAGAGACTTGCTTCTGATGCTCAGAAACTGATAAGTCTGCAAACAATTGCTCAAGATTTGAATAAGAAGATGGAGACAAACAAGAAGGGTAGAAAGGCAAATGGCACTGAATATGAAACAGTCAAGACACACTTGCATGAAGTTGAGGAGGCAGTTGTGCAGCTAGCAGAAATTAATGATCAATTGAAAAAGAATATCGAAGAGTCTCCGTTGAACGAGCAGACGTCCATGGAGTTGGAGGAGGCTGGAAATGTCCggagagagagaatactcGAACAGGCAAGTAAAGGGTCTGAGAAGATTGGAAGGTTGCAGTTTGAGTTACAGAACATTCACTATATTTTGCTGAAATTGGaggatgaaaacaaaaacaaagggagGAATGGATTTTACGTAAGTAGAACAGGTGTTCTCCTGAAGGATTTTATTTACAGTGGCAGAAGTAGTGAGAGGCGCAAGAAGGCTCGTGTGTGTGGGTGTATGAGACCCTCCACAAATGGAGACTGA
- the LOC18791872 gene encoding 40S ribosomal protein S3a yields MAVGKNKRISKSKKGGKKKAADPFAKKDWYDIKAPSLFQNKNVGKTLVSRTQGTKIASEGLKHRVFEVSLADLQGDEEHAYRKMRLRAEDVQGRNVLTNFWGMNFTTDKLRSLVRKWQTLIEAHVDVKTTDNYTLRLFCIGFTKRRPNQVKRTCYAQSSQIRQIRRKMREIMVAQATSSDLKDLVRKFIAESIGKEIEKATMSIYPLQNVFIRKVKILKAPKFDLTKLMEVHGGNEDVGQKVERPAEEAVTEPPPEIVGA; encoded by the exons ATGGCCGTTGG GAAGAACAAGAGGATTTCCAAGTCCaagaaaggaggaaagaaGAAAGC GGCTGATCCGTTTGCCAAGAAGGATTGGTATGATATCAAGGCCCCTTCGTTGTTCCAGAACAAGAATGTGGGTAAAACCCTCGTCTCCCGTACTCAGGGTACCAAG ATTGCTTCAGAAGGACTCAAACATAGAGTCTTTGAGGTATCGCTTGCTGACCTTCAGGGGGATGAGGAACATGCTTACAGAAAGATGCGATTGAGAGCTGAAGATGTCCAAGGGAGGAATGTTCTTACAAATTTCTGg GGAATGAACTTCACAACCGACAAGTTGAGGTCATTGGTGAGGAAATGGCAAACTTTAATTGAAGCTCATGTGGATGTGAAGACCACAGACAACTACACTCTCAGGTTGTTCTGCATTGGCTTCACCAAGAGACGTCCAAATCAGGTCAAGAGGACCTGTTATGCACAATCTAGCCAGATTAGACAG ATCCGCCGTAAGATGAGGGAGATCATGGTCGCCCAGGCGACATCTAGTGATCTAAAGGACTTGGTTCGCAAGTTCATTGCTGAGAGTATTGGTAAAGAGATTGAGAAGGCAACCATGAGCATCTATCCATTGCAAAATGTCTTCATCCGGAAAGTCAAGATCTTGAAAGCACCAAAGTTTGATCTTACCAAGCTAATGGAG GTCCATGGTGGTAATGAAGATGTTGGTCAGAAGGTTGAAAGACCTGCTGAAGAAGCAGTGACTGAGCCCCCACCAGAAATCGTTGGAGCTTAA